The Glycine soja cultivar W05 chromosome 8, ASM419377v2, whole genome shotgun sequence genome has a window encoding:
- the LOC114424757 gene encoding uncharacterized protein LOC114424757, whose translation MTTTVSALSNTFFISQISQLEISASGYPVEENNLLQHFLDSLQSSPSIFLPTWFSCFAIVAGYPAFPTSLDINKIRDILPHRFPFLLVDRVIEHNPGVSAVAIKNVTINDNFFPGHFPERPIMPGVLLVEAMAQVGGLVMLQPEIGGSRNNFFFAGIDKVRFRKPVIAGDTLVMRMTLIKLQKRFGIAKMEGKAYVGGEVVCEGEFLMATGSE comes from the exons ATGACAACAACAGTCTCTGCACTCTCCAACACCTTCTTCATCTCTCAGATTTCCCAGCTCGAGATTTCAGCCTCTGGCTACCCAGTTGAGGAAAACAACCTGCTACAACATTTT TTGGACTCTCTTCAGTCTTCACCTTCCATTTTCTTACCCACGTGGTTTTCGTGTTTTGCCATTGTTGCTGGGTACCCTGCGTTTCCAACATCATTGGACATCAATAAGATTCGTGACATTCTgccgcacag GTTTCCATTTCTTCTAGTGGATAGAGTGATTGAACACAATCCTGGAGTTTCTGCAGTGGCCATAAAGAATGTGACAATAAATGACAACTTTTTTCCTGGGCATTTTCCTGAAAGACCAATCATGCCTGGTGTTCTCCTGGTTGAG GCAATGGCACAGGTTGGTGGCTTGGTTATGTTGCAACCTGAAATTGGAGGTTCTCGCAATAATTTCTTCTTTGCTGGAATAGACAAAGTGCGATTTAGGAAGCCAGTGATTGCAGGAGACACTTTAGTTATGAGAATGACACTTATCAAACTGCAAAAGCGATTTGGAATAGCAAAGATGGAAGGGAAGGCATATGTTGGAGGTGAAGTTGTGTGTGAGGGTGAGTTTCTGATGGCAACTGGGAGCGAATAA
- the LOC114421411 gene encoding uncharacterized protein LOC114421411, whose translation MGDGCAVEGTTGNSNSNNNKKKNKKKNRGGSKKKMTHEQVLAFKLVSEWVFLDHPSASSSSSSAASCVVDDFGVQKPLGRGWEKLLFELHSHSKFSDGFFSPSKVVERAHINGVKVLALTDHDTMSGIPEAVESARKYGIKIIPGVEISTIFSPRGDSEVEEPVHILAYYSSIGPSRFEELDKFLSNIRDGRFLRAQNIVLKLNKLKLPLKWEHVCRIAGKGVAPGRLHVARAMLEAGYVENLRQAFARYLFDGGPAYSTGSEPLAEEAIKMISHTGGVAVLAHPWALKNPVPIVRRLKEAGLHGMEVYKSDGRLAAYSDLADAYGLLKIGGSDYHGRGGHNESELGSVNLPVIVLHDFLKVARPIWCNAIREILECYAEEPSDSNLATITRFGRTRSFKGGSPFSCGQDLIDHCLPLWLSSQEMENAEFEAIKLKLSNVSVSQGGIQVLIETK comes from the exons ATGGGAGATGGGTGCGCGGTTGAGGGCACCACGGGGAATTCCAATTCTAATAAcaataagaagaagaacaagaagaagaacaGGGGTGGGAGCAAGAAGAAGATGACCCACGAACAGGTCTTGGCCTTCAAGTTAGTGAGTGAGTGGGTTTTCTTGGATCACCCTTCTGCTTcgtcttcatcttcttctgctGCTTCCTGTGTTGTCGATGATTTTGGTGTTCAGAAGCCTCTAGGGAGAGGCTGGGAAAAGCTCCTCTTTGAATTGCATTCGCACTCCAAATTCAGCGATGGCTTCTTCTCCCCTTCTAAAGTTGTTGAAAGAGCTCACATCAACGGC GTGAAAGTTCTTGCTCTGACAGATCATGACACTATGTCAGGCATTCCTGAAGCTGTAGAATCAGCTCGTAAATATGGCATCAAGATAATCCCAGGTGTTGAAATTAGTACCATATTTTCTccaag AGGAGACTCTGAAGTAGAGGAACCAGTTCACATTTTAGCATACTACAGCAGTATTGGACCATCAAGGTTTGAGGAGCTGGACAAGTTTCTATCAAATATAAGGGATGGACGTTTTCTTCGTGCGCAGAACATTGTCTTAAAACTGAACAAGCTCAAGTTGCCTCTTAAATGGGAGCATGTTTGCAGGATTGCCGGCAAGGGGGTTGCCCCTGGGAGGCTTCATGTCGCCCGTGCCATGCTTGAAGCTGGTTATGTAGAGAATCTCAGACAAGCCTTCGCTCGGTATCTCTTTGACGGTGGACCTGCTTACTCCAC GGGAAGTGAGCCTCTGGCAGAAGAAGCAATAAAAATGATTAGTCATACTGGGGGTGTTGCTGTTCTGGCTCATCCATGGGCATTGAAAAATCCAGTTCCCATTGTTAGAAGGTTAAAAGAAGCTGGTCTTCATGGGATGGAGGTCTACAAAAGTGATGGAAGGCTGGCAG CATATAGTGACTTGGCTGATGCCTATGGACTTCTAAAGATTGGAGGGTCAGACTATCATGGGAGAGGGGGGCACAATGAATCTGAGCTGGGAAGTGTGAACCTTCCAGTGATAGTGTTGCATGACTTCCTTAAGGTAGCTCGGCCTATCTGGTGCAATGCCATCAGGGAGATATTAGAGTGTTATGCTGAGGAGCCTTCTGATTCTAACCTAGCAACAATTACTAGGTTTGGGAGAACCCGGAGTTTTAAGGGAGGTTCACCCTTTAGTTGTGGACAGGACTTGATTGATCATTGTTTACCTCTCTGGTTGTCTAGCCAGGAGATGGAAAATGCAGAGTTTGAAGCTATCAAGTTGAAGCTTTCCAATGTTTCAGTTAGTCAGGGAGGAATTCAGGTTCTCATAGAGACTAAATAA
- the LOC114421413 gene encoding uncharacterized protein LOC114421413: MEFHRSDSSSSPSSSTPTPNNADPNKTSSSDPMHSWWESVSKARSRIHALAAILPSSSSDSLSSLADSDRPALSLLSSPAAYAAVSSSLSGSHSDPLCHWLYDTFLSSDPHLRLVVLSFVPLLSGLYLSRIHSPEPPSLAGFEAVLLALYAAETKSRNGKPLVVTIPDLSHPSIYHAPLRKPQSQTLTLASTPSVGLISPPLEPQLGVKSTKRASIVGVALHSFFSQISHMPAWSKLEFCQFAAAWAGSAHCPCRNELDRNGEIEDFATAIENVRIRDGDYLEEGKGERIPLPWEILQPSLRILGHCLLGPLNSQDVKDAASFAVRCLYARASHDLVPQAILATRSLIQLDVRTREAARANAVTNSNANTPTKAKKPEILLVSK; this comes from the coding sequence ATGGAGTTCCACCGCAGCGACTCATCATCGTCCCCGTCTTCATCCACGCCCACACCCAACAACGCCGATCCCAATAAAACCTCTTCTTCAGACCCGATGCATTCATGGTGGGAATCCGTCTCTAAAGCCCGTTCACGAATCCACGCCCTCGCCGCCATCctcccctcctcctcctccgaCTCCCTCTCCTCTCTCGCCGACTCCGACCGCCCTGCTCTCTCACTCTTGTCCTCCCCCGCTGCCTACGCCGCCGTCTCCTCTTCCCTCTCCGGCTCCCACTCCGACCCCCTCTGCCACTGGCTCTACGACACCTTCCTCTCCTCCGATCCCCACCTCCGCCTCGTCGTCCTCTCCTTCGTCCCCCTCCTCTCTGGCCTCTACCTCTCCCGAATCCACTCCCCTGAACCGCCGTCCCTCGCCGGGTTCGAAGCCGTCCTCCTCGCCCTCTACGCCGCCGAGACCAAATCCCGAAACGGCAAACCCCTCGTGGTCACAATCCCCGACCTCTCCCACCCCTCCATCTACCATGCGCCCCTCCGCAAACCCCAATcccaaaccctaaccctagcCTCAACACCCTCGGTTGGACTCATTTCGCCCCCTTTAGAACCCCAGCTCGGCGTCAAATCCACCAAGCGCGCCTCCATCGTCGGCGTTGCGCTACACTCCTTCTTCTCCCAGATCTCCCACATGCCCGCCTGGTCCAAGCTCGAATTCTGCCAATTCGCCGCAGCCTGGGCCGGCTCCGCCCACTGTCCCTGCCGCAACGAGCTCGACCGCAATGGCGAAATCGAGGATTTCGCCACCGCCATTGAGAACGTTCGAATTCGCGATGGCGATTATCTGGAAGAAGGGAAAGGGGAGAGGATTCCCTTGCCGTGGGAGATTCTGCAGCCTTCGCTCAGAATCCTGGGGCACTGTTTATTGGGGCCTTTGAACTCTCAGGATGTGAAGGATGCTGCTTCCTTTGCGGTGCGGTGCTTGTACGCCCGTGCTTCCCACGATTTGGTGCCGCAGGCAATACTCGCCACTAGGAGTCTCATTCAGCTTGATGTGAGGACTAGAGAGGCTGCCAGGGCGAATGCCGTCACTAACTCGAATGCCAATACGCCCACCAAGGCCAAGAAGCCGGAGATTCTTCTGGTTTCCAAGTGA
- the LOC114421414 gene encoding chlorophyll a-b binding protein CP24 10A, chloroplastic-like, translated as MAAATSSAVLNGFGSHFLCGGKRSHALLAASIGGKVGASVSPKRVIVAVAAAPKKSWIPAVKGGGSFIDPEWLDGSLPGDYGFDPLGLGKDPAFLKWYREAELIHGRWAMAAVVGIFIGQAWSGVPWFEAGADPNAIAPFSFGSLLGTQLLLMGWVESKRWVDFFNPDSQSVEWATPWSKTAENFGNSTGEQGYPGGKFFDPLGFAGAIKDGVYIPDADKLERLKLAEIKHARIAMLAMLIFYFEAGQGKTPLGALGL; from the exons ATGGCAGCTGCAACATCTAGTGCTGTGTTAAACGGGTTTGGATCTCACTTCTTGTGTGGAGGAAAGAGGAGCCATGCCCTTCTTGCTGCTAGCATTGGAGGGAAAGTTGGTGCTTCTGTTAGTCCTAAAAGAGTTATTGTGGCAGTTGCTGCTGCACCAAAGAAGTCATGGATCCCCGCTGTAAAAGGTGGTGGGAGTTTCATAGACCCAGAATGGCTTGATGGCTC GCTACCAGGTGACTATGGTTTTGACCCACTAGGACTAGGAAAGGACCCGGCATTCCTGAAATGGTATAGAGAAGCTGAACTCATTCATGGGAGGTGGGCAATGGCTGCAGTTGTAGGCATCTTCATTGGGCAGGCATGGAGTGGAGTTCCATGGTTTGAGGCTGGAGCTGATCCTAATGCAATTGCTCCTTTCTCATTTGGCTCTCTCTTAGGTACCCAGTTGCTCCTAATGGGGTGGGTTGAGAGCAAGAGATGGGTGGACTTCTTCAACCCAGATTCTCAGTcagtggagtgggccactccaTGGTCAAAAACTGCTGAGAACTTTGGCAACTCTACTGGTGAACAAGGCTACCCTGGAGGAAAATTCTTTGACCCTTTGGGATTCGCTGGAGCTATCAAGGATGGCGTTTACATTCCGGATGCCGACAAGCTAGAGAGACTGAAATTGGCTGAGATTAAGCATGCTAGGATTGCTATGTTGGCTATGCTGATTTTCTACTTTGAGGCTGGCCAGGGCAAGACACCCCTTGGTGCTCTTGGCTTGTAA